One genomic segment of Erythrolamprus reginae isolate rEryReg1 chromosome 2, rEryReg1.hap1, whole genome shotgun sequence includes these proteins:
- the S1PR2 gene encoding sphingosine 1-phosphate receptor 2, with protein MGNVYKYYFNKDKILQHYNYTKDKLEKDESPLTLIAALTIVLCCFIILENLLVLISVWRNKKFHSAMFIFIGNLAFSDLMAGSAFIANIVLSGPATFRLTPIQWFVREGTAFTTLAASVFSLLAIAIERHVAITKMKVYTSDKNCRMLMLIGACWVISATIGGLPILGWNCMSDLEKCSTVLPLYSKSYIVFVVTIFTVILFSIVVLYVRIYRIVRSSHAEIASSQTMALLRTVTFVLGAFIICWLPAFIILLIDASCARKSCPILYQSKYFFAFATLNSAINPVIYTLRSKDMRKEFLRVLCCWGMMGQGKPAERCMIPLRSSSSLERCTPKQDLPTLSFMKEHSTFV; from the coding sequence ATGGGAAACGTCTACAAGTACTACTTCAACAAGGACAAAATCCTCCAGCACTACAACTATACTAAGGACAAGCTGGAGAAAGATGAGTCTCCACTGACTCTCATTGCCGCTCTCACCATTGTACTCTGTTGCTTCATTATCTTGGAGAACCTGCTGGTGCTCATATCCGTCTGGAGGAACAAGAAGTTCCACTCTGCCATGTTCATCTTCATTGGCAACTTGGCTTTTTCGGACCTCATGGCCGGTTCGGCTTTTATAGCCAACATCGTGCTCTCGGGCCCAGCCACCTTTCGCCTCACTCCAATACAGTGGTTTGTGCGAGAAGGCACCGCGTTTACCACCCTGGCCGCTTCGGTCTTCAGCTTGTTAGCCATTGCAATTGAACGACATGTGGCTATCACCAAGATGAAGGTCTACACCAGTGACAAGAACTGCAGGATGCTGATGCTGATCGGGGCCTGTTGGGTCATCTCAGCCACCATTGGGGGGCTACCCATCCTTGGCTGGAACTGCATGTCTGACCTCGAGAAGTGCTCCACCGTTCTGCCCCTTTACTCCAAAAGCTACATTGTCTTTGTGGTTACCATCTTCACCGTCATCCTCTTCTCCATTGTGGTCCTCTATGTCCGGATCTACCGCATTGTCCGCTCCAGCCACGCTGAGATAGCCAGCTCCCAGACAATGGCCTTGCTCAGGACAGTTACCTTTGTCCTGGGGGCTTTCATCATCTGCTGGCTGCCCGCCTTCATCATCCTCCTGATAGACGCTTCGTGCGCCAGGAAGTCCTGTCCTATCCTTTACCAGTCAAAGTATTTCTTTGCCTTTGCTACCCTCAATTCAGCCATTAACCCCGTCATTTATACCCTCCGCAGCAAAGACATGAGGAAGGAGTTTCTACGGGTGCTTTGTTGCTGGGGGATGATGGGGCAGGGGAAGCCGGCGGAGCGCTGCATGATCCCTCTCCGCAGCTCCAGTTCCTTGGAGCGGTGCACTCCCAAACAGGACCTCCCCACTTTATCTTTCATGAAGGAACATTCCACGTTTGTGTGA